A window of the Chloroflexus sp. Y-396-1 genome harbors these coding sequences:
- a CDS encoding ATP-binding protein → MNSMTDIDEVKENADENTDQVQTGNATPLSRSILLRWTPSVFRAIPFRLRLTLLYTSLFALALLAIGVGVHFTVAQALYAGVQRDLTAATQQVRAILSAVGFQSIRTASGELQVYLNRDFIQLFTNRNIGAQFFDGSGSLLTSTPNLEPYMLPLPPEAFRLTADNIEGIIVDREINGVMVKSLITPVVFRDQRLIGFLQVSRPLSDVINTLTLLQQILIGGGLLALLICGLGAMYLSKQALRPIEQITLTAQSIVRAEDLDRRIPEPVERDELWLLTVTINELLSRLEKLFLTQQRFVADVSHELRTPLTAMQGNLELLDRDPLPDPGLLREVIGDMRRETARLIRMVNDLLLLAQSETHVVLRHEPVELDTLLLEVFRELRPLAGQVRLRIGAEDQILVYGDRDRIKQALLNLGVNALQYTPPGGLVVLGLERYQQFACLSVADTGVGISQEALPHIFERFYRVDRSRSRHSGGAGLGLSIVKWVAEAHGGYVTVASEVGRGSTFAIYLPLPEVSGVGAGEAVSAVSVE, encoded by the coding sequence ATGAACTCGATGACCGACATTGATGAAGTGAAAGAGAACGCGGACGAGAATACCGATCAGGTGCAGACAGGTAACGCGACACCGCTATCGCGATCAATACTGCTGCGCTGGACACCCAGCGTATTTCGCGCCATACCCTTCCGACTGCGGTTGACATTGCTATACACCAGTCTGTTTGCCCTCGCCCTCCTTGCAATTGGAGTTGGGGTCCATTTTACGGTTGCTCAGGCCTTATACGCTGGCGTGCAGCGTGATTTGACGGCAGCCACGCAGCAGGTACGAGCCATCCTTTCAGCGGTGGGGTTTCAGAGCATTCGCACCGCAAGCGGTGAATTACAGGTATACCTTAATCGCGACTTTATTCAACTCTTTACCAACCGCAATATCGGCGCCCAATTCTTTGATGGTAGTGGTTCGCTGCTCACGAGTACCCCCAACCTTGAGCCGTATATGTTGCCGCTGCCACCAGAAGCATTCCGGTTAACGGCAGATAATATCGAGGGCATCATCGTTGATCGAGAAATTAACGGTGTGATGGTAAAATCTCTGATCACACCAGTGGTATTTCGCGATCAGCGTTTAATTGGATTCTTACAGGTATCACGCCCGCTGAGCGATGTTATTAATACGTTGACTCTGTTACAACAAATTTTGATCGGTGGTGGATTACTGGCCCTCCTCATCTGCGGTCTTGGGGCAATGTACCTCTCGAAACAGGCACTCCGACCAATCGAGCAGATCACCTTAACCGCGCAAAGTATTGTGCGTGCCGAAGACCTGGATCGACGCATTCCAGAACCGGTAGAACGTGATGAACTGTGGCTGCTGACAGTCACGATTAATGAACTGTTGTCACGCCTAGAAAAACTCTTCCTTACCCAGCAGCGTTTCGTCGCCGATGTCAGTCACGAGTTGCGAACACCGCTGACGGCAATGCAGGGTAATCTTGAATTATTGGATCGCGATCCCCTACCCGATCCAGGCCTGCTCAGGGAAGTGATCGGTGATATGCGACGCGAAACCGCCCGCTTGATCCGTATGGTTAACGATCTCTTACTGCTAGCCCAGAGTGAGACACACGTCGTGCTGCGTCACGAACCGGTTGAACTCGACACGCTGTTATTAGAGGTCTTCCGCGAATTACGACCATTAGCCGGGCAGGTGCGTTTACGGATTGGGGCTGAAGACCAGATATTGGTGTATGGTGATCGGGATCGGATTAAACAAGCACTGTTGAATCTGGGAGTGAATGCGCTGCAATATACGCCACCGGGTGGTCTGGTTGTCTTGGGGTTAGAACGCTATCAACAGTTTGCCTGTCTGAGTGTGGCCGATACCGGTGTAGGAATTAGCCAAGAAGCGTTGCCCCACATTTTTGAACGTTTCTATCGTGTTGATCGCTCGCGGTCGCGCCACAGTGGCGGCGCCGGTCTGGGGTTGTCAATTGTGAAGTGGGTTGCCGAGGCGCATGGTGGTTATGTGACGGTAGCCAGTGAGGTTGGTCGCGGTAGTACCTTTGCTATCTATTTACCGTTGCCCGAAGTAAGCGGTGTTGGAGCTGGTGAGGCAGTGAGCGCGGTGAGTGTTGAGTGA
- a CDS encoding glutathione peroxidase: MSIYEFTARTIDGKIQSLSVYQGNVLLIVNVASHCGLTPQYGDLESLYRRYRNRGFVVLGFPSNQFNQEPDDEATIKDFCIRNYAVTFPLFAKVAVNGPDTHPIFAYLKEQQPGLSPDGEIKWNFTKFLVDRNGRAVRRYAPTDTVGLIERELIEWL; this comes from the coding sequence ATGAGTATCTATGAATTTACAGCCCGTACCATTGATGGCAAGATTCAATCGTTGTCGGTCTATCAGGGTAACGTCCTGTTGATTGTTAACGTCGCCAGCCATTGCGGACTAACCCCCCAGTACGGTGATCTCGAATCACTTTACCGCCGTTACCGTAATCGTGGCTTTGTCGTGCTCGGTTTTCCCAGTAATCAGTTTAATCAGGAACCCGATGATGAGGCTACGATCAAGGACTTTTGTATTCGTAATTATGCCGTTACCTTCCCGCTGTTTGCTAAAGTTGCGGTGAACGGTCCTGATACACACCCCATCTTCGCCTACTTGAAGGAACAGCAACCAGGCCTTAGCCCCGATGGTGAGATCAAGTGGAACTTTACTAAATTTCTGGTTGATCGCAACGGCAGGGCTGTGCGTCGTTATGCACCGACCGATACAGTGGGGTTAATCGAACGTGAACTGATCGAGTGGCTGTAA
- a CDS encoding tetratricopeptide repeat protein, producing MSYQSPYSLEFRVFGAPRLLLNQHDVPFRRRQPLAIMAVLALSERAVTRDELTYLLWPDSPQVVGRQRLRRSLSQLRQLVGSLANQLLTGQAGIGSDVIRFNASMCRVDAHEFMRLSGQARTLPDPDGLRAAEQAARLYAGPLLSGLELDESPEFEHWLLQQRERFERMILEVWQRLVDGYANTGDVDRAIAAVEHALVLDPLSETLHRKAMWLYAKTGRRSDAIRQFTVCTALLERELALEPDADTAALYRAILNNQLDAARPLAFRDQSLPSAIRSSTSRAEHTSPPTLTTTLTADLVGATRTALTGSAPVVVVQGPAGSGKTRMVRQALDQIRQTTTNLLVWLSGARRSGQQCPFGVMIDLLDTALRERLNHPDAERALPTDVRMTEAVRVLPELRAVFLRLQPIRQPTEESPSSHHLLQRRLLQALPRAVHALAGGEPVIVALEDLDQADPLSIEAVAWLARSLRGTNLALVITCRTAEGALNAMLSDLRARGMLQSLTLPALDNPTAIRLALNAGLSPTVAEQIWQQTGGAPLATREVVRAMVAAGKDLSALPSSLHEAIQIQLKSLAPTIRQVMEAAAVLQSGDALEIQQVSGRTADEVEHACEELQARDWLTFDGSRYVVAHPEVREAVLESLSPARRQRLHRQAALVMRQHNADPARIASHLESADQPDEAAAMWLQAARRARSLYARDAALTALQCGLGLVRDRHVLFELLSEQESILHEHGLRDEQRATLETLERFVEQSPDHPDWRAEVYRKRGRLALACNEWNAAIDALRRAAVFTLHSDWATLCLLVRALGHNRQWREADEVLERALILAQQQRDREAQARCWLTRADIEQGRERFDAAESALKHAVHLIEPSSPTLPQLMLNLGNMAAVRNDFVSALTYGQEAQRLFAQRGAPDSEAAAWVLVARMHARLGQFEAALAAYQAAYAGYAALELRQGMAAARINACTLALRIGNFDNGLRLAEEAWELFQAINDARGMCVTASNRGAALVWMGRGAEAEPWLRESYERAVAIPLPAQQAAALANLGAALLQQGRLEEARRLMEQGLALRVAQGHIDVSVDRAFLAIACLRLGDIEAADRYSLEAVEYLARAPQVENPQQVWFARAQVLRAQGLITEANNALQSAVECLYRSEQQLPPPYRERYRSVFSFNRAILQAWDSGVWPEPPMLV from the coding sequence ATGTCGTATCAGTCGCCGTATTCTCTTGAATTCCGGGTCTTCGGCGCACCACGCCTTTTGCTCAACCAGCACGACGTGCCTTTCCGCCGCCGACAACCGCTGGCAATTATGGCCGTGCTGGCGCTCAGCGAACGTGCCGTTACCCGCGATGAGTTGACATACCTGTTATGGCCCGACTCACCACAGGTCGTTGGTCGCCAACGGTTACGCCGTTCACTCTCGCAATTGCGTCAGTTGGTCGGCTCACTGGCTAACCAATTGTTGACCGGTCAGGCCGGCATTGGCAGTGATGTGATCCGCTTTAATGCCAGTATGTGCCGAGTCGATGCGCATGAATTCATGCGCTTGTCCGGCCAGGCGCGCACGTTACCCGATCCGGACGGCTTACGCGCTGCCGAGCAGGCGGCGCGACTCTATGCCGGACCGCTGCTGAGCGGTCTGGAACTCGACGAGTCGCCGGAGTTCGAACACTGGCTCCTCCAGCAGCGCGAACGCTTCGAGCGCATGATCCTCGAAGTCTGGCAGCGGCTGGTCGATGGGTACGCCAACACGGGCGATGTTGACCGCGCTATTGCTGCGGTTGAACATGCGCTCGTTCTCGATCCGCTCTCTGAAACGCTGCACCGCAAGGCGATGTGGCTCTATGCAAAAACCGGTCGTCGCAGTGATGCCATTCGGCAGTTTACCGTCTGTACTGCATTGCTGGAACGCGAACTGGCGCTTGAGCCGGATGCAGACACTGCGGCGCTCTATCGGGCTATTCTGAATAACCAGCTCGATGCTGCACGGCCGCTGGCATTCCGGGATCAGTCGCTTCCATCCGCCATCCGCAGTTCCACCAGCCGCGCGGAACATACCTCGCCACCGACACTCACGACGACGTTGACGGCAGATCTGGTTGGGGCCACGCGCACAGCACTCACCGGATCGGCGCCGGTGGTCGTTGTGCAGGGACCGGCCGGCAGCGGGAAAACGCGCATGGTTCGCCAGGCGCTGGATCAGATTCGACAGACAACGACCAATCTTCTGGTCTGGCTATCCGGCGCACGGCGATCAGGGCAGCAATGCCCCTTTGGTGTCATGATCGACCTGCTCGATACGGCGCTGCGCGAGCGATTGAACCATCCTGACGCAGAGCGTGCTTTGCCGACCGACGTGCGGATGACTGAGGCCGTCCGCGTGCTGCCGGAGTTGCGCGCCGTTTTCCTCCGGTTGCAACCCATTCGCCAGCCCACAGAAGAATCACCATCGTCCCACCACCTCTTGCAGCGGCGGTTGTTGCAGGCGCTGCCACGCGCCGTCCATGCGCTGGCAGGCGGAGAGCCGGTTATCGTGGCGCTGGAAGACCTGGATCAGGCCGATCCACTCTCGATAGAAGCCGTCGCCTGGCTGGCGCGCTCGCTGCGCGGAACGAATCTGGCGCTGGTGATCACGTGTCGCACCGCAGAGGGCGCCCTCAACGCGATGCTCTCCGATCTGCGCGCACGCGGCATGCTGCAATCATTGACCCTTCCTGCCCTTGATAACCCAACAGCTATTCGTCTAGCCCTGAATGCCGGTCTATCGCCGACGGTAGCTGAACAGATCTGGCAGCAGACAGGCGGTGCACCGCTGGCAACCCGCGAGGTGGTGCGTGCGATGGTTGCTGCCGGAAAAGACCTTTCCGCACTTCCTTCGTCACTGCACGAAGCCATTCAGATTCAGTTGAAATCGCTTGCCCCGACCATCCGCCAGGTTATGGAAGCAGCAGCGGTGCTGCAAAGCGGTGATGCGCTTGAGATTCAGCAGGTCAGCGGACGCACCGCCGACGAGGTGGAACACGCCTGTGAGGAACTTCAGGCACGCGACTGGCTCACGTTTGACGGATCACGGTACGTCGTCGCGCATCCAGAGGTGCGGGAAGCAGTTCTGGAAAGCCTGAGTCCGGCGCGTCGCCAGCGGCTGCACCGTCAGGCTGCGTTGGTGATGCGTCAGCACAACGCGGACCCTGCGCGAATTGCATCCCATCTTGAGTCCGCCGATCAACCAGATGAGGCAGCCGCGATGTGGCTTCAGGCGGCGCGGCGCGCCCGGTCGCTCTATGCGCGCGATGCTGCACTCACGGCGCTTCAGTGTGGTCTGGGGCTGGTTCGTGATCGACACGTGCTGTTCGAATTGTTGAGCGAACAGGAATCAATTCTGCACGAACACGGGTTGCGCGATGAACAACGCGCAACGCTGGAGACACTGGAGCGTTTCGTCGAACAGTCACCCGATCATCCCGATTGGCGCGCCGAAGTCTATCGCAAACGCGGGCGTCTTGCCCTTGCGTGCAACGAGTGGAATGCCGCTATCGATGCGCTGCGTCGAGCGGCAGTGTTCACCCTTCACAGCGACTGGGCAACGTTGTGTCTGCTGGTGCGCGCACTCGGACACAACCGGCAGTGGCGCGAAGCAGACGAGGTGCTCGAACGCGCACTGATACTGGCACAGCAGCAGCGTGATCGTGAGGCGCAGGCGCGCTGCTGGCTGACGCGCGCCGACATCGAGCAGGGACGGGAGCGTTTCGACGCTGCCGAAAGCGCCTTGAAGCACGCCGTGCACCTGATCGAACCCTCATCACCAACATTGCCGCAACTGATGTTGAACCTTGGGAATATGGCTGCCGTGCGCAACGATTTCGTCAGTGCGCTGACGTATGGACAGGAGGCGCAACGTCTGTTTGCGCAGCGGGGCGCGCCCGATAGCGAAGCCGCCGCCTGGGTGCTGGTCGCCCGAATGCACGCCCGGTTGGGGCAGTTTGAAGCGGCATTAGCGGCGTACCAGGCTGCCTATGCCGGTTATGCTGCGCTCGAACTGCGCCAGGGTATGGCAGCCGCTCGTATCAATGCGTGCACCCTGGCGTTGCGCATCGGCAATTTTGACAACGGGTTGCGCCTGGCAGAGGAAGCCTGGGAACTGTTCCAGGCGATCAACGATGCGCGTGGCATGTGTGTCACCGCCAGCAACAGGGGTGCGGCGCTGGTTTGGATGGGACGCGGCGCCGAAGCCGAGCCATGGCTGCGCGAGTCGTATGAGCGTGCGGTTGCGATTCCGCTGCCTGCGCAACAGGCGGCAGCGCTGGCGAACCTGGGCGCGGCGCTGCTCCAGCAGGGACGGCTGGAAGAAGCCCGTCGGTTGATGGAACAGGGATTGGCGTTGCGCGTCGCGCAGGGGCATATCGATGTGAGCGTCGACCGCGCATTTCTGGCGATAGCCTGCCTGCGTCTTGGCGACATCGAGGCTGCCGACCGGTATAGCCTGGAGGCTGTGGAGTACCTGGCGCGAGCGCCACAGGTAGAAAACCCACAGCAGGTCTGGTTTGCACGTGCTCAGGTCCTCCGCGCTCAGGGTTTGATAACCGAAGCTAACAATGCTTTGCAGTCAGCCGTGGAATGTCTATACCGCAGCGAGCAACAACTGCCGCCACCGTACCGCGAACGCTACCGCAGCGTGTTTTCGTTCAATCGTGCGATCCTGCAAGCCTGGGACAGTGGCGTCTGGCCCGAACCGCCGATGCTGGTGTGA
- a CDS encoding LamG-like jellyroll fold domain-containing protein, with amino-acid sequence MRRALARIGLILGIPLIVLSSVPPSRSTMAESASPTAVTNTLYLSGSGYLQVPNAPALNPSGGLTVEAWVRRIDTSTSCQTIVGKGYQTGFWLGICGNKLRFYSNGLLSWFDGATAFVSGEWTHVAATFDGTTRRLYVNGNLDAESVRVSPLPVNAQPLRIGADVGDIFSTYPFVGHLADVRLWGVARERDEIRRNMVRLFEAPETGLIAAWHLEGTSADVFGNHNATGVGTYSFNGPAAPPTTYNPIKVPSLPAIPTVNGRCGADEYGSGALRLRLPIWLDGVSYPPSPVWVNVGATSSDVYVCMERVEVYTSAMAVYLDPNNSGDAWAQADDRVFIVSADRTSQCRQGDSSGGYVNASSCNNYQAVLPSSFEFEKSAEFRFPRSLLTGSPALFRLAFAHQGVGGTAGSDRVWPLGAAQNSPATWPTFVINDAFFFPRFDSGNPTVSVRHSPDVVRRGTTVSFTATASDDVDIQSIDIIVGGIARRTCDFAGTNDRNGACTFSMTFRELGRQYYSARVVDHRGRIGFAPMSSFLVQVDGRAPVITIDHSPRRPAIGASVTINATATDPSGVRSITINSPSVRRCTFDGTRTTETCTVTVAPGGRRIVNYSASAIDSEGLSAYTSGVSILFGNTPTATRPDTDQDGIVDDLERLLGTRPDNPDTDRDALPDGWEVLGLDFGTEFVNLPALGANPLRKDIFVQYDYERGAKVEPETWPYVIELFRRHGITLHLTENERPRPTSGFLAPTTGVTSTIGAEQAAATIDPATGQYYFPPKLSWTHHYIYSRHNPGRSGAWHHVTIDVNTLECPLTTPDPQNDPACRWFIGDDGRIYTWRYAAEHIYRVVHELGHNLGLGHGGRTGSGRQTRIGDIVYYEGAWNNTNLKPNYISVMNYRYNASHLCYREDTNQWFAATDFQNGSRFDLDEARLQENRIYELPRNVQCATADPAFVPVFHYGCTDSMGQKWIVLSDGSRTLGRLREGSEWQFTGLPMHDTGVDWNCNGTIQTGTVSQNINGDGSENAFGNGGLETLTSPGDWSGLPYGPGSGCWIVRDSSEAIRRVMPDAYRNAIGRSDCRIAPAAGMSVLNAEASLLPEQLSAAGAPLNVYPPEPIEENDISLPPIPNMEQCNGVNDDGDDQIDEGCLDTDRDGIADAIDSCPQTPNPDQADVNENYLGDACERPTLSSLTLTPAPGNNALAWSGTATDVLGYNVYRQCEGEDTPALLGEAFPTTTAQSYTDATAGTAKCQYIVRVINRNGVETDERTAGSLPVKVFLPVLLKQ; translated from the coding sequence ATGCGACGTGCTCTTGCTCGAATCGGCCTGATTCTCGGGATCCCGTTGATCGTTCTCTCATCTGTACCTCCGTCACGATCCACCATGGCAGAGTCGGCCAGTCCTACCGCAGTCACCAATACGCTGTATCTTTCAGGATCGGGTTACCTTCAAGTACCCAACGCACCGGCCCTCAACCCTAGCGGCGGCCTCACCGTCGAGGCGTGGGTGCGCCGGATTGACACCTCAACGTCCTGCCAGACCATCGTCGGCAAGGGCTATCAGACCGGCTTCTGGCTCGGCATCTGCGGGAACAAACTGCGCTTCTACAGCAACGGATTGCTCTCGTGGTTCGACGGCGCAACCGCCTTCGTCTCGGGCGAGTGGACGCACGTGGCGGCGACCTTCGACGGCACGACCCGCCGCCTCTACGTCAACGGCAACCTCGACGCCGAGAGCGTCCGCGTCAGCCCGTTGCCGGTGAACGCGCAACCGCTACGCATCGGCGCGGACGTGGGCGATATCTTCAGCACCTACCCCTTTGTCGGCCACCTGGCCGACGTGCGCTTGTGGGGTGTGGCCCGGGAGCGCGACGAGATCCGCCGCAACATGGTGCGCCTGTTCGAGGCGCCGGAGACAGGTTTGATCGCCGCCTGGCATCTGGAAGGCACGTCGGCCGATGTCTTCGGCAATCACAATGCCACTGGCGTCGGCACATACTCTTTCAACGGCCCAGCCGCGCCGCCAACGACATACAACCCGATCAAAGTGCCAAGCCTGCCCGCTATTCCAACGGTCAACGGCCGGTGCGGCGCGGACGAGTACGGTAGCGGCGCGCTGCGGCTGCGCCTGCCGATATGGCTGGATGGGGTGAGCTACCCGCCCAGCCCGGTGTGGGTGAACGTCGGAGCCACGTCGAGCGACGTGTATGTGTGCATGGAGCGGGTGGAAGTTTATACATCCGCCATGGCAGTTTATCTCGACCCCAACAACAGCGGCGATGCATGGGCGCAGGCGGATGACCGGGTCTTCATCGTCAGTGCTGATCGTACCAGCCAATGCAGGCAGGGGGATAGTTCGGGCGGCTACGTCAACGCATCGTCCTGCAATAATTATCAGGCAGTGCTTCCCTCCTCTTTCGAGTTCGAGAAAAGCGCCGAGTTTCGCTTCCCGCGTTCACTCCTGACCGGTTCGCCTGCCCTCTTCCGCCTGGCATTCGCACATCAGGGCGTCGGCGGCACGGCGGGCAGCGACCGCGTCTGGCCGCTGGGTGCGGCACAGAACTCGCCGGCCACCTGGCCCACCTTCGTCATCAACGATGCCTTCTTCTTCCCCAGGTTCGATAGCGGTAACCCGACTGTTTCCGTTCGTCACTCGCCTGACGTGGTGCGGCGCGGCACAACAGTCTCCTTCACCGCTACGGCGAGTGATGACGTGGACATCCAGAGCATTGATATCATTGTGGGCGGCATAGCACGACGCACGTGCGACTTCGCCGGCACGAACGACCGCAATGGTGCGTGTACCTTCTCCATGACGTTTAGGGAGCTGGGCCGACAATACTACTCCGCCCGCGTGGTCGATCATCGTGGCCGGATCGGCTTCGCGCCGATGTCGAGTTTTCTAGTGCAGGTGGATGGCCGCGCACCGGTCATTACTATTGATCATTCTCCGCGCCGACCGGCCATTGGGGCTTCCGTCACCATCAATGCCACGGCTACTGACCCCAGCGGTGTGCGCTCCATCACCATCAATTCACCATCGGTCCGCAGATGCACCTTCGACGGCACACGCACGACCGAAACGTGCACGGTCACCGTTGCACCCGGTGGGCGGCGCATTGTCAACTACTCGGCCAGCGCGATTGATAGCGAAGGTCTATCTGCCTACACATCCGGCGTGAGCATCCTGTTCGGCAACACACCCACCGCGACACGACCCGACACCGACCAGGACGGCATTGTAGACGATCTCGAACGGCTGCTCGGCACGCGCCCCGATAACCCCGACACCGACCGCGACGCGCTGCCCGACGGCTGGGAGGTCTTGGGCCTGGACTTCGGCACCGAGTTTGTCAATTTACCGGCGCTGGGCGCCAACCCATTGCGCAAAGACATATTCGTGCAATACGACTACGAGCGCGGGGCGAAGGTCGAGCCAGAAACATGGCCCTACGTCATCGAGCTGTTCCGCCGCCACGGCATCACCCTCCACCTGACCGAAAACGAGCGCCCGCGCCCGACATCCGGTTTCCTCGCGCCGACTACTGGCGTCACCTCGACCATCGGCGCAGAGCAGGCCGCCGCGACGATTGACCCCGCCACCGGCCAGTACTACTTCCCGCCCAAACTGAGCTGGACGCACCACTACATCTACAGCCGCCATAACCCCGGACGCAGCGGCGCGTGGCACCACGTAACGATTGATGTGAACACGTTGGAGTGCCCGCTCACCACGCCCGATCCGCAGAACGACCCGGCCTGCCGCTGGTTTATCGGCGACGATGGCAGGATATACACCTGGCGCTACGCCGCTGAGCACATCTACCGTGTCGTGCACGAGCTGGGTCACAACCTCGGTCTTGGTCACGGCGGACGGACGGGATCGGGTAGGCAGACGCGCATAGGTGACATCGTGTATTACGAGGGTGCCTGGAATAACACCAACCTGAAGCCGAATTACATCAGCGTGATGAACTATCGCTACAACGCCAGCCATCTGTGCTACAGGGAGGACACGAACCAGTGGTTCGCGGCGACGGACTTCCAGAACGGCTCGCGGTTCGATCTGGACGAAGCCAGGCTGCAAGAGAACCGCATCTACGAGCTACCGCGCAACGTGCAGTGCGCCACGGCCGACCCCGCCTTCGTGCCTGTCTTTCACTATGGCTGCACCGATTCGATGGGCCAGAAGTGGATCGTGCTGAGTGATGGCTCGCGCACGCTCGGCCGGCTGCGCGAGGGCAGCGAATGGCAGTTCACCGGCCTGCCCATGCACGACACGGGCGTGGACTGGAACTGCAACGGCACCATCCAAACCGGGACGGTGAGCCAGAACATCAACGGCGACGGCAGCGAGAATGCGTTCGGCAACGGGGGGTTGGAAACCCTGACCAGCCCCGGCGACTGGAGCGGCCTGCCCTATGGCCCCGGCAGTGGGTGCTGGATCGTGCGCGATAGCAGCGAAGCAATCCGGCGCGTGATGCCCGATGCTTACCGCAATGCGATCGGTCGAAGCGACTGCCGTATCGCGCCAGCGGCCGGAATGAGCGTACTCAATGCTGAGGCGTCGCTTTTGCCGGAACAACTATCGGCAGCCGGTGCGCCGCTCAACGTTTATCCACCTGAACCGATCGAAGAAAATGATATATCGTTGCCGCCAATACCGAACATGGAGCAATGCAACGGCGTGAACGACGACGGTGACGATCAGATTGACGAGGGCTGCCTGGACACCGACCGCGACGGCATCGCCGACGCGATCGACTCGTGCCCGCAGACGCCGAACCCCGACCAGGCCGACGTCAACGAGAATTATCTCGGCGACGCCTGCGAGCGTCCGACGCTGAGCTCGCTGACGCTGACGCCTGCGCCGGGTAACAATGCGCTGGCGTGGAGCGGCACAGCGACCGACGTGCTGGGCTACAACGTCTACCGCCAGTGCGAAGGGGAAGACACACCGGCGCTGCTGGGTGAGGCTTTCCCCACCACGACGGCGCAGAGCTACACCGACGCGACTGCCGGTACGGCTAAGTGTCAATACATTGTGCGCGTCATCAACCGAAACGGCGTTGAGACCGATGAACGCACTGCAGGCAGCCTGCCGGTGAAGGTGTTCTTACCTGTGCTTTTGAAGCAGTGA
- a CDS encoding DUF3592 domain-containing protein: MNVNVRVRSTNRIRGLWGGSIMLVIGLGILFLGLQWRTFTQNQIATMLTTEGRVVDVVSRTTTSGGERKTYFYPVVEFRAANEEIVRFESSTGSNPSSYRVGDTVRVRYNPQTPQSALIDSWELWLPSGIVIGVGGFFALMGILALLSALAVLLKWGGLLGLLGMILLRRKRV, translated from the coding sequence ATGAACGTGAACGTGAGAGTACGCTCCACCAATCGCATCCGAGGTCTCTGGGGTGGTTCAATCATGCTCGTGATCGGATTGGGCATCCTGTTCCTTGGATTGCAGTGGCGCACCTTCACCCAGAATCAGATCGCCACAATGCTAACAACGGAGGGCAGAGTGGTCGACGTCGTTTCTCGCACCACAACGTCGGGTGGTGAGCGCAAGACCTACTTCTATCCGGTCGTGGAGTTTCGCGCAGCCAATGAGGAGATTGTCCGCTTCGAGAGTAGCACGGGCAGCAATCCATCATCGTACCGTGTCGGCGATACGGTCAGGGTGCGCTACAACCCGCAAACGCCACAGTCGGCGTTGATCGATTCGTGGGAACTCTGGTTGCCGTCAGGGATCGTCATCGGGGTGGGAGGCTTTTTTGCGCTGATGGGCATCCTCGCCTTGCTCAGCGCGCTGGCGGTTCTGCTGAAATGGGGAGGATTACTCGGATTGCTCGGTATGATTCTGTTGCGGCGGAAACGTGTGTAG